The Melospiza georgiana isolate bMelGeo1 chromosome Z, bMelGeo1.pri, whole genome shotgun sequence genome contains a region encoding:
- the LOC131095460 gene encoding LOW QUALITY PROTEIN: RCC1 and BTB domain-containing protein 1-like (The sequence of the model RefSeq protein was modified relative to this genomic sequence to represent the inferred CDS: inserted 1 base in 1 codon), with protein FDPLRGATSPQDAFPQEIASIRKACVFGTSANEAIYITHNDEVFVFGLNCSNCLGTGDNQSTIVPKKLEALCGKKISSLSYGSGPHVVLCTEDGEVYAWGHNGYSQLGNGTTNQGITPVQVCTNLLIKKVVEVACGSHHSMALSLDGDLYAWGYNNCGQVGSGSTAPRRVSNCLQGKIVAGIACGQTSSMAVVNNGEVYGWGYNGNGQPGLGNNXNQLTPCRAAALHSVCVLQTACGYAHTLALTDEGLLCAWGANTYGWLGTGNESNQLSPVQIMMEKERVVCLVISQVPYPRVTM; from the exons TTCGatcctctcaggggtgccaCGTCTCCACAAGATGCTTTCCCCCAAGAAATCGCTTCCATTCGCAAAGCCTGTGTGTTCGGCACGTCGGCCAACGAAGCCATTTACATCACGCACAACGACGAGGTATTTGTTTTTGGACTGAATTGCAGTAATTGCTTGGGAACTGGAGATAATCAGAGCACCATAGTACCAAAGAAATTGGAAGCCTTATGTGGAAAGAAGATCTCCAGTCTCAGTTATGGAAGTGGACCCCATGTTGTTCTTTGTACTGAAGACGGTGAAGTGTATGCTTGGGGACATAATGGTTACAGCCAACTTGGAAACGGCACAACCAATCAGGGCATTACTCCTGTTCAAGTTTGCACCAATCTCTTAATAAAGAAAGTGGTGGAAGTAGCTTGTGGCTCTCACCATTCCATGGCGCTCTCATTGGATGGAGATCTGTACGCTTGGGGCTACAATAACTGTGGTCAAGTTGGATCTGGATCTACAGCTCCTCGCAGAGTTTCCAACTGCTTGCAGGGCAAAATTGTGGCTGGCATCGCTTGTGGCCAGACCTCCTCCATGGCTGTAGTAAACAATGGTGAGGTTTATGGCTGGGGCTACAATGGCAatgggcagcctgggctggggaacA GGAACCAGCTGACCCCGTGCAGAGCGGCAGCGCTGCACAGCGTCTGCGTGCTCCAGACTGCCTGTGGCTATGCGCACACTCTAGCACTGACAGACGAGGGCTTGCTCTGTGCCTGGGGAGCTAACACTTACGGGTGGCTGGGGACTGGCAATGAAAGTaaccagctcagccctgtgcagatcatgatggaaaaagaaagggTGGTCTGCCTCGTCATCAGTCAGGTGCCCTACCCCAGGGTCACCATGTAG